The Streptomyces sp. RKAG293 genome includes a region encoding these proteins:
- a CDS encoding germacradienol/geosmin synthase: MTQPFDLPEFYMPYPARLNPHLEAAREQSRVWARGMGMLEGSGIWEQKDLDAHDYALLCSYTHPDCDADVLSLVTDWYVWVFFFDDHFLELYKRTPDREGGKEYLDRLPAFMPMDLADGFPEPQNPVEAGLADLWARTVPSMSYAWRERFAESTRNLLNESLWELANIDTGRIANPVEYIEMRRKVGGAPWSAGIIEFAANAELPVPVAGTRPLRVLTDAFSDGVHLRNDLFSYQREVEEEGELSNGVLVLETFLGCTTQEAAEAVNDLLTSRLQQFENSALTEVPLLCVEKGLDPAQCAAVAAYVKGLQDWQSGGHEWHLRSSRYMNEGAVTTPNALFGGAVGLSVLDIKSLFGRPAKARLRSHSNVPRRHVGPSQLPDFELPFTLAVSPHLDHARKESIAWAGRMGLLADIWDEDKLAGYDFALCSAGLDPDATREELELSAEWLTWGTYGDDLYPLAFGRTHDLAGAKLCTDRLKACMTVEEPAVGAALAVTPMERGLADLWGRTVVPMDMDQRRAFQRTIEVMLDSWLWELHNQHQNRIPDPIDYLEMRRFTFGSDLTMSLSRMRHGKKLPPGIYESGTLRAIENAVSDYGFLINDVFSYQKEIQYEGEIHNLILVVENFFDCDYPTALKIVADLMSSRLAQFQHAMEHELPVLYDDFDLDAEGRATMDAYMKELQDWLVGILNWHRGVRRYYDADLPTTLPYGGVPHTPTPRTALPSEPLALPSLPSPEGHVWAAPGGLGTSAARAFFPSPAEQAHDRGARRGAV; the protein is encoded by the coding sequence GTGACTCAGCCGTTTGACCTGCCCGAGTTCTACATGCCGTACCCGGCCCGGCTCAACCCGCATCTGGAAGCGGCCCGTGAGCAGTCCAGGGTGTGGGCCCGGGGAATGGGCATGTTGGAGGGTTCAGGGATCTGGGAGCAGAAGGACCTCGACGCCCACGACTACGCCCTGCTGTGCTCGTACACCCACCCGGACTGTGACGCCGACGTGTTGTCGCTGGTCACCGACTGGTACGTGTGGGTGTTCTTCTTCGACGACCACTTCCTGGAGCTCTACAAACGGACACCGGACCGGGAGGGCGGCAAGGAGTATCTCGACCGGCTGCCGGCGTTCATGCCGATGGATCTGGCGGACGGCTTCCCGGAGCCGCAGAACCCGGTGGAGGCCGGGCTCGCCGATCTGTGGGCGCGCACCGTGCCGAGCATGTCGTACGCCTGGCGCGAGCGCTTCGCGGAGTCGACCCGCAACCTCCTCAACGAGTCCCTGTGGGAACTCGCCAACATCGACACGGGGCGGATCGCCAACCCCGTCGAGTACATCGAGATGCGGCGGAAGGTGGGCGGGGCGCCCTGGTCCGCAGGGATCATCGAGTTCGCGGCGAACGCCGAGCTCCCGGTCCCGGTCGCGGGGACCCGTCCGCTGCGCGTCCTCACCGACGCCTTCTCGGACGGCGTCCACCTGCGGAACGACCTCTTCTCATATCAGCGGGAGGTGGAGGAGGAGGGCGAACTCAGCAACGGCGTGCTGGTGTTGGAGACGTTCCTGGGCTGCACGACCCAGGAGGCCGCCGAGGCCGTCAACGACCTGCTCACCTCACGGCTGCAGCAGTTCGAGAACTCCGCGCTGACCGAAGTCCCCTTGCTCTGCGTCGAGAAGGGCCTGGATCCGGCGCAGTGCGCGGCCGTCGCCGCGTACGTGAAGGGGCTGCAGGACTGGCAGTCCGGCGGCCACGAGTGGCATCTGCGCTCCAGCCGCTATATGAACGAAGGCGCGGTCACCACCCCGAACGCCCTGTTCGGGGGAGCCGTCGGCCTGTCGGTCCTGGACATCAAGTCGCTTTTCGGCCGGCCTGCCAAGGCCCGGCTGCGGAGTCACAGCAACGTGCCGCGCCGGCATGTCGGCCCTTCTCAACTGCCGGACTTCGAGCTGCCGTTCACGTTGGCGGTCAGTCCCCACCTCGATCACGCGCGGAAGGAATCCATCGCCTGGGCCGGGCGGATGGGCCTGCTCGCCGACATCTGGGACGAGGACAAGCTCGCCGGCTACGACTTCGCCCTCTGCTCGGCCGGCCTCGATCCGGACGCCACGCGGGAGGAGCTGGAGCTCAGCGCGGAGTGGCTGACGTGGGGGACCTACGGCGACGACCTGTATCCGCTCGCCTTCGGCCGTACCCACGACCTCGCCGGCGCGAAACTGTGCACCGACCGTCTCAAGGCCTGTATGACCGTTGAGGAACCGGCCGTCGGTGCCGCCCTGGCGGTCACCCCGATGGAACGCGGCCTCGCGGACCTGTGGGGCCGCACCGTCGTGCCCATGGACATGGACCAGCGCCGGGCCTTTCAGCGCACCATCGAGGTCATGCTGGACAGCTGGCTGTGGGAACTCCACAACCAGCACCAGAACCGCATCCCCGACCCCATCGACTATCTGGAGATGCGCCGGTTCACCTTCGGCTCCGACCTCACCATGAGTCTGAGCCGGATGCGGCACGGCAAGAAGCTGCCGCCGGGCATCTATGAGAGCGGCACGCTGCGCGCGATCGAGAACGCGGTCTCCGACTACGGATTCCTGATCAACGACGTCTTCTCGTACCAGAAGGAGATCCAGTACGAGGGAGAGATCCACAACCTCATCCTCGTCGTCGAGAACTTCTTCGACTGCGACTATCCGACCGCACTGAAGATCGTCGCGGATCTGATGTCGTCCCGGCTCGCCCAGTTCCAGCACGCGATGGAGCACGAACTTCCGGTGCTCTACGACGACTTCGACCTGGACGCCGAGGGCCGGGCGACGATGGACGCGTACATGAAGGAACTGCAGGACTGGCTCGTCGGCATCCTCAACTGGCACCGGGGCGTACGCCGCTACTACGACGCCGACCTGCCGACCACCCTGCCTTACGGCGGCGTCCCGCACACACCCACGCCCCGGACCGCCCTCCCGTCCGAGCCCCTGGCACTCCCGTCCCTGCCCTCTCCGGAAGGGCACGTCTGGGCCGCCCCGGGTGGCCTGGGCACCTCAGCCGCCCGCGCCTTCTTCCCGTCGCCCGCGGAGCAGGCCCACGACCGCGGCGCCCGACGCGGCGCCGTCTGA
- a CDS encoding oxidoreductase: protein MPARTITAGAAGTWKLGDLTVNRIGLGAMRLTGSAAFDLGTPSDRDRSITVLRRAIELGVNHIDTAAFYFSSLRSANELINRALAPYPDDLVIVTKVGPSRDASGAWLPWPTPDQLRGQVEENLRQLGRDHLDVVNLRMNAPGPIAEHFGALAELRDAGLIRHLGLSNVRAEHLAEAQAVAPVVCVQNRYGIDARRPGADEFLNLCGEQGIAFVPFFAIAGEGRESGATGAENAKVRVIADAHGGSPAQVRLAWTLQQGSHVLAIPGTGNPDHLTANVAAGALRLTEQEMTLLNAPDAGA, encoded by the coding sequence TTGCCCGCACGGACGATCACCGCCGGGGCCGCAGGTACTTGGAAGCTCGGTGACCTGACGGTCAACCGGATCGGACTCGGCGCGATGCGCCTGACCGGGAGTGCCGCGTTCGACCTCGGGACGCCGAGCGACCGGGACCGGTCGATCACGGTGCTGCGCCGGGCGATCGAGCTCGGTGTGAACCACATCGACACCGCCGCGTTCTACTTCTCGTCGCTGCGCTCCGCCAATGAGCTGATCAATCGGGCGCTCGCCCCGTACCCGGACGATCTGGTCATCGTCACGAAGGTCGGTCCGAGCCGGGACGCGTCGGGCGCGTGGCTGCCCTGGCCCACGCCGGATCAGTTGCGGGGCCAGGTGGAGGAGAATCTGCGTCAGCTCGGACGGGACCACCTCGACGTGGTGAATCTGCGGATGAACGCACCCGGCCCGATCGCCGAGCACTTCGGGGCGCTGGCCGAGCTCCGCGACGCCGGTCTCATCCGTCATCTGGGCCTGTCGAACGTCCGCGCCGAACATCTCGCCGAGGCCCAGGCCGTCGCACCCGTCGTCTGCGTCCAGAACCGCTACGGCATCGACGCGCGGCGCCCGGGCGCCGACGAATTCCTGAACCTCTGCGGAGAGCAGGGGATCGCGTTCGTGCCGTTCTTCGCCATCGCCGGTGAAGGGCGCGAGTCGGGCGCGACCGGTGCGGAGAACGCCAAGGTACGTGTCATCGCCGACGCGCACGGCGGGTCGCCCGCGCAGGTCCGGCTGGCCTGGACGCTCCAGCAGGGTTCGCATGTGCTGGCCATTCCCGGTACCGGCAATCCGGACCACCTCACCGCCAATGTGGCCGCCGGCGCGCTGCGTCTCACGGAGCAGGAGATGACTCTCCTCAACGCGCCCGACGCCGGCGCGTAG
- the fusA gene encoding elongation factor G, with the protein MRTDLHRQPVNPLTAVRNLGILAHVDAGKTTVTERILYFTGATHKRGEVHDGTTVTDFDSQERDRGITIFAAAVSCAWDGHRINLIDTPGHVDFSDEVERSLRVLDGAVAVFDAVAGVEPQSESVWRQADRHGVPRIAFVNKLDRVGADLDAAVESIRERLHPAPLVVQLPIGKEDGFTGVVDLLRMRALVWAGDGDTFEEGPVPEALLEEARRRRRLLEEAVAELHPLALEEFCTESTISAATLAAALRDLTRTGEGVVVLCGAAYRNRGIEPLLDAVGAYLPSPLDVPAVRGTLRGTEEERAADPSAPFAALVFKVTSTSTGRLTYLRVYSGTIRKGDTVMDVGARRSERVSRILRVQADRHAELDQAVAGDIVAVIGPKAARAGATLCVPEAPLVLEPPTTADPVVSVAVEARRSTDTDRLVSALVRLVEEDPSLVVRTDTETGQTVLSGMGELHLEVAVEKIRRAHGLEVGVGRPQVAYRETVSRGVTGLLYRHVKQDGGAGQFAHVVLDVDPLEAADAVGEEGGGSAVEFVFRSAVVGGRVPQEYVRAVEAGCRDALIEGPLGGHPVTGLRVTLTDGATHPKDSSEMAFRTAGRLALREALRASAMVLLEPVVEVTVTVPDDAVGGVLGDLAARRGRVSGSAARAGTAVITAAVPLAELFGYATRLRSRTQGRGTFTTRPTGYAPAPASVTASASVATR; encoded by the coding sequence GTGCGTACCGACCTGCATCGTCAACCCGTCAATCCACTGACCGCCGTCCGCAATCTGGGCATCCTCGCCCACGTCGACGCCGGAAAGACCACCGTCACCGAACGGATCCTGTACTTCACCGGCGCCACCCACAAACGGGGCGAGGTGCACGACGGGACGACCGTCACCGACTTCGACTCCCAGGAGCGCGACCGTGGCATCACCATCTTCGCCGCCGCGGTGAGTTGCGCGTGGGACGGACACCGGATCAACCTGATCGACACGCCCGGCCATGTGGACTTCTCCGACGAGGTCGAGCGTTCGCTCCGCGTCCTCGACGGCGCGGTCGCCGTGTTCGACGCCGTCGCCGGGGTCGAGCCGCAGAGCGAGTCGGTGTGGCGGCAGGCCGACCGGCACGGCGTACCGCGGATCGCGTTCGTCAACAAGCTGGACCGTGTCGGCGCCGATCTCGACGCGGCCGTCGAGTCGATCCGGGAGCGGCTGCATCCGGCTCCGCTGGTGGTCCAGCTGCCGATCGGTAAGGAGGACGGGTTCACCGGGGTGGTGGATCTGCTCCGCATGCGCGCGCTGGTCTGGGCCGGCGACGGTGACACGTTCGAGGAGGGCCCGGTACCCGAGGCCCTGCTCGAAGAGGCGCGCCGGCGCCGCCGGTTGCTCGAGGAGGCGGTGGCGGAACTCCACCCGCTCGCGTTGGAGGAGTTCTGTACCGAGTCGACGATCTCCGCGGCGACGCTGGCCGCGGCGCTGCGCGACCTGACCCGTACCGGTGAGGGCGTTGTGGTGCTGTGCGGTGCGGCCTACCGCAACCGCGGTATCGAGCCGCTGCTCGACGCCGTCGGGGCCTATCTGCCGTCGCCGCTGGACGTTCCGGCGGTGCGCGGCACCCTGCGCGGCACGGAGGAGGAGCGGGCCGCCGATCCTTCGGCGCCGTTCGCGGCGCTGGTGTTCAAGGTGACGTCGACGTCCACCGGGCGGCTGACCTATCTGCGGGTGTACTCGGGAACGATCCGGAAGGGAGACACGGTGATGGACGTGGGCGCGCGGCGCTCCGAGCGGGTCAGCCGGATCCTCCGGGTGCAGGCGGACCGGCACGCGGAGCTGGACCAGGCGGTCGCCGGGGACATCGTCGCGGTGATCGGGCCGAAGGCCGCCCGCGCCGGAGCCACCCTGTGCGTACCCGAGGCTCCGCTGGTCCTCGAACCGCCGACGACGGCCGATCCGGTCGTCTCCGTAGCGGTCGAGGCGCGGAGGAGCACCGATACGGACCGGTTGGTGTCGGCGTTGGTGCGGCTGGTCGAGGAGGATCCCTCGCTGGTGGTCAGGACCGACACCGAGACGGGTCAGACGGTCCTGTCGGGCATGGGCGAGCTGCATCTGGAGGTCGCGGTGGAGAAGATCCGCCGCGCCCACGGTCTGGAGGTCGGCGTCGGCCGTCCGCAGGTGGCGTACCGGGAGACGGTCTCCCGCGGCGTCACCGGACTGCTGTACCGGCACGTCAAGCAGGACGGCGGCGCGGGCCAGTTCGCCCATGTCGTCCTCGACGTGGATCCGCTGGAAGCCGCCGATGCCGTCGGCGAGGAAGGCGGCGGCAGCGCGGTGGAGTTCGTGTTCCGGTCGGCCGTGGTCGGTGGACGGGTTCCGCAGGAGTACGTCCGGGCGGTGGAGGCCGGCTGCCGGGACGCTCTGATCGAGGGTCCCCTCGGCGGTCACCCGGTCACCGGACTGCGGGTCACGCTGACCGACGGAGCCACCCATCCCAAGGACTCCTCGGAGATGGCGTTCCGTACGGCCGGCCGGCTCGCGCTCCGGGAGGCACTGCGCGCCAGCGCGATGGTGCTGCTGGAGCCGGTGGTCGAGGTCACGGTCACCGTGCCCGACGACGCCGTGGGCGGGGTACTCGGTGATCTGGCCGCACGGCGCGGCCGGGTCTCGGGCTCGGCCGCGCGGGCGGGCACGGCGGTGATCACCGCGGCCGTGCCGCTGGCCGAGCTGTTCGGCTACGCGACCCGGCTGCGCAGCCGGACCCAGGGCCGGGGGACGTTCACCACCCGGCCCACCGGCTACGCCCCGGCCCCGGCTTCGGTCACGGCCTCGGCCTCGGTGGCCACCCGCTGA
- a CDS encoding DUF664 domain-containing protein: MNSAELLADAFGRVQETVHGAVEGLSADELSVRLDGEANSIAWLVWHLTRIQDDHVADLAGTEEIWTAEGWFDRFQLPFSTGATGYGQRADDVAAVRVDTPALLLGYYDAVHEHTVGYVRGLGDADLDRVVDEAWTPAVTQGVRLVSVISDDLQHAGQAAFIRGVLRRR, encoded by the coding sequence ATGAACAGCGCGGAGCTACTGGCCGATGCCTTCGGCCGAGTCCAGGAAACCGTCCACGGCGCCGTCGAAGGACTCAGCGCGGACGAGCTGTCCGTGCGGCTCGACGGGGAGGCCAACTCGATCGCCTGGCTGGTGTGGCATCTGACGCGCATTCAGGACGATCATGTCGCCGACCTGGCGGGCACCGAGGAGATCTGGACCGCCGAGGGCTGGTTCGACCGCTTCCAGCTGCCGTTCTCCACCGGAGCCACCGGTTACGGCCAGCGTGCCGACGACGTGGCCGCCGTCCGTGTGGACACCCCGGCGCTGCTCCTGGGCTACTACGACGCCGTTCACGAGCACACCGTCGGCTACGTGCGAGGGCTCGGTGACGCCGACCTCGACCGCGTCGTGGACGAGGCCTGGACCCCGGCGGTGACGCAGGGCGTACGCCTCGTGAGCGTCATCTCCGACGACCTGCAGCACGCGGGGCAGGCGGCCTTCATCCGTGGCGTGCTGCGGCGGCGCTGA
- a CDS encoding serine/threonine-protein kinase: protein MTTGDTSGGELVGTVIAGRYRVTAQLGRGGMGVVCRAVDEVLGREVAVKVLRAYNDASGPELADLRARMQREARAAARIRHSGVITVHDVTEEQGLPVIVMELIEGPSLDGVLAENGAMDPREAAAIGAKVMDALDAAHRAGVLHRDVKPGNVLLDRSGRVVLTDFGIASVEAPDEGALTKLTQDGVIVGSLDFLAPERAKGQEPGPASDIWALGMTLYAAVEGGSAFRRTSVWSTLNAIVGDPLPEPRQSGPLAPVLLALMAKEPADRPSADQARRMLEAVAAGSGTSVLPASVAGVAPLRRPVPPAGAGSADATAGRPVAPAASPAEAAPQPGVAGYRPSAGLGGSGGPLVSPAGGRERRTEPLPSRRRNRGRVTVAAAAAAVVLAGGGLAYALVGTGDSGGGGGSKNHAAGSSGTPQGEANIAGEKAGGKTGKKAGSKSPGASVSSPRTSGKPAKQSGGASPGDAGSPSASGSKAGGAPSSPAAPTTSASAVSKSCTGWTHQDPHPGTYGYMTGSFHLTTGPYAVCPDVAAVTSGAKVFYHCFILNAYGHTWTYVRIDGTKTAGWMSNDNLTKQKGPAYHC from the coding sequence GTGACGACGGGGGACACGAGCGGCGGCGAGCTGGTCGGTACGGTCATAGCCGGGCGTTACCGGGTGACGGCGCAGTTGGGCCGGGGCGGCATGGGCGTCGTCTGCCGCGCGGTGGACGAGGTGCTGGGCCGGGAGGTCGCGGTCAAGGTCCTGCGCGCGTACAACGACGCGTCAGGACCCGAACTGGCCGATCTCCGGGCCCGGATGCAGCGCGAGGCGCGGGCCGCCGCCCGTATCCGTCACAGCGGTGTCATCACCGTGCACGACGTGACCGAGGAGCAGGGCCTGCCGGTCATCGTCATGGAGTTGATCGAGGGTCCCTCGCTCGACGGCGTGCTGGCGGAGAACGGCGCGATGGATCCCCGCGAGGCCGCCGCGATCGGCGCCAAGGTGATGGACGCGCTCGACGCGGCGCACCGGGCCGGGGTGCTGCACCGGGACGTCAAGCCCGGCAATGTGCTCCTCGACCGCAGCGGGCGGGTGGTGCTCACCGACTTCGGCATCGCGAGCGTGGAAGCCCCCGACGAGGGCGCGCTGACCAAGCTGACCCAGGACGGGGTCATCGTCGGTTCGCTCGACTTCCTGGCGCCGGAGCGCGCCAAGGGCCAGGAGCCCGGCCCCGCCTCGGACATCTGGGCGCTCGGCATGACGCTCTACGCGGCGGTGGAGGGTGGGTCGGCGTTCCGCCGGACCTCCGTCTGGTCCACGCTCAACGCGATCGTCGGGGACCCGCTGCCGGAACCCCGGCAGTCCGGTCCGCTGGCGCCGGTACTCCTCGCACTGATGGCCAAGGAACCGGCGGACCGCCCGTCCGCCGATCAGGCGCGCCGGATGCTGGAGGCGGTCGCCGCCGGCAGCGGCACGAGTGTGCTGCCCGCTTCCGTGGCCGGAGTTGCTCCGCTGCGCCGGCCGGTGCCTCCGGCGGGCGCGGGATCAGCTGACGCGACCGCCGGCCGGCCGGTCGCGCCCGCCGCCTCTCCCGCGGAGGCGGCGCCGCAGCCCGGAGTCGCCGGTTATCGGCCGTCCGCCGGCCTGGGCGGCTCGGGCGGCCCTCTCGTCTCCCCCGCCGGTGGCAGGGAACGGCGCACCGAGCCGCTCCCCTCGCGCCGTCGCAACCGCGGCCGGGTCACCGTCGCGGCGGCGGCCGCCGCCGTCGTCCTGGCCGGCGGCGGACTGGCGTACGCCCTGGTGGGAACGGGTGATTCGGGCGGCGGTGGCGGGTCGAAGAACCACGCCGCCGGCTCCAGCGGCACCCCGCAAGGCGAAGCCAACATCGCGGGCGAGAAGGCCGGTGGGAAGACCGGCAAGAAGGCCGGCTCGAAGTCCCCGGGAGCGTCCGTGTCCTCCCCTCGCACGTCCGGAAAGCCCGCGAAGCAGTCCGGCGGCGCGAGCCCGGGTGACGCCGGCAGCCCGTCCGCCTCCGGCAGCAAGGCCGGCGGCGCACCGTCGTCGCCGGCGGCCCCCACCACGTCGGCGAGCGCGGTGTCGAAGAGCTGCACCGGATGGACCCACCAGGACCCGCATCCCGGCACCTACGGCTACATGACCGGCAGCTTCCACCTCACGACCGGCCCGTACGCGGTATGTCCGGACGTCGCGGCGGTCACGTCGGGAGCGAAGGTCTTCTACCACTGCTTCATCCTCAACGCGTACGGCCACACCTGGACGTACGTGCGGATCGACGGCACCAAGACCGCGGGCTGGATGTCCAACGACAACCTCACCAAGCAGAAGGGCCCCGCCTACCACTGCTGA
- a CDS encoding DUF4097 family beta strand repeat-containing protein, with protein sequence MPAFDTPQPISVNARVDAGSIQFTAADRADTVVDVTPRDPKKDKDVRAAEQTEVTYSGGVLTIRTPKTRYLVGATGAVDVTVELPTGSRVDMTGSWTQVLGEGRLGEVRVKTSSGDVRLDTTGPLHLTASHGSITVDHVEGSAEVTTSSGSLRVGTVSGTAVLKNSHGTTTVGTATGDLRVSGSNGDITIERAEGSVAATTANGTLRVAEVARGNVQLETNYGAIDIGIREGTAAWLDVSSGRGQVRNALDASEPPEKTEDTVEVRARTRWGNIDVRRARA encoded by the coding sequence ATGCCTGCTTTCGACACTCCCCAGCCGATCTCGGTCAACGCCCGCGTGGACGCGGGATCCATCCAGTTCACCGCGGCCGACCGCGCCGACACCGTCGTGGACGTGACGCCCCGCGACCCGAAGAAGGACAAGGACGTGCGGGCCGCCGAGCAGACCGAGGTCACCTACTCGGGCGGCGTCCTGACCATCAGGACTCCCAAGACGCGCTATCTCGTCGGGGCCACCGGCGCCGTCGACGTGACGGTCGAGCTGCCCACGGGCTCGCGCGTCGACATGACCGGCTCCTGGACCCAGGTGCTGGGCGAGGGCCGGCTCGGCGAGGTCCGGGTGAAGACGTCGTCCGGTGACGTCCGCCTCGACACGACCGGGCCGCTGCACCTGACCGCGTCCCACGGGTCCATCACCGTGGACCACGTCGAGGGCTCCGCCGAGGTCACCACCAGTTCCGGCAGCCTGCGCGTCGGCACCGTCAGCGGCACGGCCGTCCTGAAGAACTCGCACGGCACCACGACCGTCGGCACCGCGACCGGCGACCTGCGGGTCAGCGGCTCCAATGGTGACATCACCATCGAGCGCGCCGAGGGCTCGGTCGCCGCCACCACCGCGAACGGCACCCTGCGCGTCGCCGAAGTCGCGCGCGGGAACGTTCAGTTGGAGACCAACTACGGCGCCATCGACATCGGCATCCGTGAGGGCACCGCCGCCTGGCTCGACGTCAGCTCCGGCCGCGGGCAGGTACGGAACGCGCTCGACGCCTCCGAGCCCCCGGAGAAGACCGAGGACACCGTCGAGGTCCGCGCCCGGACCCGCTGGGGCAACATCGACGTCCGTCGCGCCCGCGCCTGA
- a CDS encoding ATP-binding cassette domain-containing protein: protein MPSSVMPMPSSGDGQEPSAAVSAVGLRKSYGDKLVLDGIDLRIPAGTVFALLGPNGAGKTTAVKILSTLITADGGQAQVAGHDLAADPQAVRAAIGVTGQFSAVDGLITGEENMLLMADLHHLPKQEGRKVAAELLQRFDLVEAAKKPASTYSGGMKRRLDIAMTLVGNPRIIFLDEPTTGLDPRSRHNMWGIIRELVSDGVTVFLTTQYLDEADELADRIAVLNDGKIAAEGTAEELKRLIPGGHVRLRFTDPAAYRAAAVALREVTRDDEALALQILCDGSQRELRAILDWLDAAEIEADELTVHTPDLDDVFFALTGGSTVPNQPNQSKETVR from the coding sequence ATGCCTTCATCTGTCATGCCCATGCCCAGCAGTGGTGACGGTCAGGAGCCGTCCGCCGCCGTCTCCGCCGTCGGCCTGCGCAAGTCCTACGGCGACAAGCTCGTCCTCGACGGGATCGACCTGCGCATCCCGGCCGGCACCGTCTTCGCGCTGCTCGGCCCGAACGGAGCCGGCAAGACCACCGCCGTCAAGATCCTCTCCACGCTCATCACCGCCGACGGTGGACAGGCCCAGGTCGCGGGCCACGACCTGGCCGCCGACCCACAGGCGGTGCGGGCCGCGATCGGTGTCACCGGGCAGTTCTCCGCGGTCGACGGCCTGATCACCGGCGAGGAGAACATGCTCCTCATGGCCGACCTGCACCACCTGCCGAAGCAGGAGGGACGGAAGGTCGCCGCCGAACTCCTGCAGCGCTTCGATCTCGTCGAGGCCGCGAAGAAGCCCGCCTCCACCTACTCGGGCGGCATGAAGCGGCGCCTCGACATCGCCATGACGCTGGTCGGCAATCCGCGGATCATCTTCCTCGACGAGCCGACCACCGGCCTCGACCCGCGGAGCCGCCACAACATGTGGGGGATCATCCGCGAGCTGGTCTCCGACGGCGTCACCGTCTTCCTCACCACCCAGTACCTGGACGAGGCCGACGAACTCGCCGACCGTATCGCCGTGCTCAACGACGGGAAGATCGCCGCCGAAGGCACCGCGGAGGAACTGAAGCGGCTCATCCCCGGCGGCCATGTGCGGCTGCGGTTCACCGACCCGGCCGCGTACCGGGCCGCCGCCGTCGCGCTGCGCGAGGTCACCCGGGACGACGAGGCGCTGGCGCTGCAGATCCTCTGCGACGGCAGCCAGCGCGAGCTGCGCGCCATCCTCGACTGGCTGGACGCCGCCGAGATCGAGGCGGACGAGCTGACGGTGCACACCCCCGACCTCGACGACGTCTTCTTCGCGCTGACCGGCGGAAGCACCGTCCCCAACCAGCCCAACCAGTCCAAGGAGACCGTCCGATGA
- a CDS encoding ABC transporter permease codes for MSAFALAVRDSNTMLRRNLLHARRYPSLTLNLLLTPIMLLLLFVYIFGDVMSAGIGGGGADRSDYIAYIVPGILLMTIGGTVVGTAVSVSNDMTEGIIARFRTMAIHRGSVLVGHVVGSVLQSVMSVVLVGAVAVAIGFRSTDATVLEWLAAFGLLVLFAMALTWIAVGMGLISPNAEAASNNALPMILLPLFSSAFIPIDTMPGWFRPIAEYQPFTPAIETLRGLLLGTGIGNNGWLTVAWSLGLTVLGYFWSTSKFNQDPK; via the coding sequence ATGAGCGCCTTCGCCCTCGCCGTCCGCGACTCGAACACGATGCTGCGCCGCAATCTCCTGCACGCCCGGCGCTACCCGTCCCTCACCCTGAACCTGCTGCTCACGCCGATCATGTTGCTGCTGCTCTTCGTCTACATCTTCGGCGACGTGATGAGTGCTGGGATCGGTGGCGGCGGTGCCGACCGCTCCGACTACATCGCCTATATCGTTCCGGGCATCCTGCTGATGACGATCGGCGGCACCGTGGTCGGGACCGCGGTGTCGGTCTCCAACGACATGACCGAGGGCATCATCGCCCGCTTCCGGACGATGGCGATCCACCGCGGCTCGGTGCTCGTCGGGCACGTCGTCGGCAGTGTGCTGCAGTCGGTGATGAGCGTAGTGCTCGTCGGCGCGGTCGCCGTGGCCATCGGTTTCCGGTCCACGGACGCCACCGTCCTGGAGTGGCTGGCGGCGTTCGGGCTGCTCGTGCTCTTCGCCATGGCACTCACCTGGATCGCGGTCGGCATGGGTCTGATCAGTCCGAACGCTGAGGCAGCCAGCAACAACGCGCTGCCGATGATCCTGCTGCCCCTCTTCTCCAGCGCCTTCATCCCGATCGACACCATGCCGGGCTGGTTCCGGCCGATCGCCGAGTACCAGCCCTTCACCCCGGCCATCGAGACCCTGCGCGGCCTGCTGCTCGGCACCGGGATCGGCAACAACGGATGGCTCACCGTCGCCTGGAGCCTGGGCCTGACCGTGCTCGGATACTTCTGGTCGACCTCGAAGTTCAACCAGGACCCGAAGTAA